A single Desulfobaculum xiamenense DNA region contains:
- a CDS encoding ATP-binding protein, with amino-acid sequence MSVWKRISLRGHIFILLFSMVVVTLCVGLVAMWYAVRVDGIMTSVVGRSYAATRAAEELTIALVTQKGLTTYYFQDRNPGWLDSLEQKHGNFQHWLQKARESASGSEAEELLTRIESGYRRYVNARDQVLVLYRDGRAEEGALLHKDIRGQFHELLELCQRYRHIHEEAIAASNAEIAERLESIRNASVAAMPLVAGLGLFLAWFIVQHVLRPIRRMADEMDFARSGPLLPDELSNLGTRVRSLLEDVDLTHHKLKRSREHLKQSEKWALTGKLAAGVAHSIRNPLTSVKIRLFSLERNLSLSGEQKEDFEVITEEIGHIDSIARNFLEFSRPPKLRMQPVDVSQVVDSAMKLMRHRLESHEVEVVHDRPSPLRNISADPEQLKEVLVNLMVNACDAMGRGGRICIREEEGFVVPLGDVVMLRVSDTGPGIPETRRKMVFQPFYSSKEEGTGLGLSIAKRIVEDHGGWINVTSRDGEGATFTITLPCKEEGKWHRS; translated from the coding sequence GTGTCCGTCTGGAAGCGAATATCCCTTCGGGGGCATATTTTCATTCTGTTGTTCTCGATGGTGGTCGTCACCCTGTGCGTGGGGCTGGTGGCCATGTGGTATGCCGTGCGTGTGGACGGCATCATGACCAGCGTGGTGGGAAGAAGCTACGCCGCGACCCGCGCGGCGGAGGAACTGACCATCGCCCTCGTGACCCAGAAGGGCCTGACCACCTACTACTTTCAGGACCGCAATCCCGGCTGGCTCGACTCGCTGGAGCAGAAGCACGGGAATTTCCAGCACTGGTTGCAGAAGGCGCGGGAGTCGGCGTCCGGCTCCGAGGCCGAGGAACTGCTGACGCGCATCGAGTCCGGGTACCGGCGCTACGTCAACGCCCGCGATCAGGTGTTGGTTCTGTACCGTGACGGGCGCGCCGAGGAAGGCGCTCTGCTGCACAAGGACATCCGGGGGCAGTTTCACGAGCTTCTGGAATTGTGTCAGCGCTACCGGCACATCCACGAGGAGGCCATCGCCGCGTCCAACGCCGAGATTGCCGAGCGGCTGGAGAGCATCCGTAACGCCTCTGTGGCGGCCATGCCGCTGGTGGCGGGGCTTGGGCTGTTTCTGGCGTGGTTCATCGTGCAGCATGTGCTGCGGCCCATCCGGCGCATGGCCGACGAGATGGATTTCGCCCGCAGCGGGCCACTTCTGCCGGACGAACTGTCCAACCTCGGCACGCGGGTGCGCAGCCTGCTGGAGGACGTGGACCTCACTCATCACAAGCTCAAGCGTAGCCGCGAACACCTGAAGCAGTCCGAGAAATGGGCGCTGACCGGCAAGCTCGCGGCGGGCGTGGCCCACAGTATCCGCAATCCGCTGACGTCCGTGAAGATCCGTCTGTTCTCCCTTGAGCGCAATCTGTCGCTCTCGGGCGAACAGAAGGAGGACTTCGAGGTCATCACCGAGGAGATTGGACACATCGACTCCATCGCCCGCAATTTCCTTGAATTTTCTCGTCCGCCCAAGCTGCGCATGCAGCCCGTGGACGTGTCGCAGGTGGTGGACAGCGCCATGAAGCTCATGCGTCATCGCCTCGAATCGCACGAGGTGGAAGTGGTGCATGACCGTCCCTCGCCGCTGCGGAACATTTCCGCCGACCCGGAGCAGCTCAAGGAGGTGTTGGTCAACCTCATGGTCAACGCCTGCGACGCCATGGGGCGCGGCGGACGCATCTGCATTCGCGAGGAGGAGGGCTTCGTGGTGCCCCTTGGCGACGTGGTGATGCTGCGCGTGTCCGACACCGGTCCCGGCATTCCCGAGACGCGGCGCAAGATGGTCTTCCAGCCCTTCTACAGCTCCAAGGAGGAGGGAACCGGGCTTGGCCTGTCCATCGCCAAGCGCATCGTGGAGGACCACGGCGGATGGATCAACGTGACCTCGCGCGACGGCGAGGGCGCGACATTCACCATCACCCTGCCCTGCAAGGAGGAAGGAAAGTGGCATCGATCCTGA